Proteins encoded within one genomic window of Humulus lupulus chromosome 1, drHumLupu1.1, whole genome shotgun sequence:
- the LOC133821392 gene encoding uncharacterized mitochondrial protein AtMg00810-like encodes MASNRPLDNDDIIVASNNNSAITLFKQALNSKFKLKDIGSLRFFLGLEISRTKQGISVSQRPFTLQLLKETGYLGAKPASTPMEPNLKLSKDKGAPIPDPTIYRSLIGKLIYLTITRPDISYVVNHLSQFLTCPRVPHLQATQRILQYLKSTPGQGLFFPSDTSPKLSAYAEISLSTTNVQVSFFADADWGSCQDTRRSIFGYCVFLGSSLVSWK; translated from the exons ATGGCCTCAAACAGGCCTCTAGACAATG ACGACATCATTGTTGCTAGCAACAATAACTCTGCCATTACTCTCTTCAAACAAGCCTTAAACTCCAAATTCAAACTAAAAGACATTGGTTCTCTTCGTTTTTTTCTCGGTCTTGAAATCAGCAGAACCAAACAAGGAATTTCAGTTTCCCAACGACCCTTTACACTTCAGCTACTAAAAGAAACAGGGTACCTAGGAGCAAAACCAGCTTCAACTCCCATGGAACCCAATCTAAAACTTAGCAAAGATAAAGGAGCTCCAATCCCAGACCCTACAATTTACAGAAGCTTGATTGGGAAACTCATTTACCTTACAATAACAAGACCAGATATATCATATGTTGTTAATCACCTCAGCCAATTTTTGACTTGTCCTCGAGTACCTCACCTACAAGCTACACAACGTATTCTGCAATATCTCAAAAGTACTCCTGGCCAGGGCCTTTTTTTCCCATCAGATACATCTCCCAAACTTTCAGCATATGCTGAAATAAGTCTATCGACAACCAATGTTCAAGTCTCTTTCTTTGCAGATGCTGATTGGGGAAGTTGTCAAGACACTAGACGCTCCATTTTCGGGTATTGTGTCTTCCTAGGCTCTTCTCTTGTCTCatggaaataa